Part of the Geodermatophilus obscurus DSM 43160 genome is shown below.
CGTCCTCGGCCGGACGGACCCCGCGTCGGTACCGGTCGAGCAGCCGCGCGGCTACGACCTGGGCGAGGTCGCGGGCGTGGGGCTGGCGGTGACGGACGCGATCGCCCTGCCCGACGGGCGGCTGCTGCTCAGCGCTGCCGCCGAGGACACCCCGAACGCCGTCGACGACGGGCCCGTGGTCGCCGCCGCGCTGGTGCTGGTCGACGGGGACACCGTGCTGGACGTCGCCACGGTGCCGGAGCTGGACGGGCGCGTGCCGAAGGTCGAGGGGCTGGCCCTGCGCGCCGTCCAGGGCGAGGACGTGCAACTGCTGGCCGTGGTGGACGACGACGACCCCACCCGGCCGTCCACCGCGCTGGAGATGCACGTCGCGCTGGGCTGAGTCGAACGCCGGACGCAGGGCGCGGTGGTGGACGGGGAGCCGGTCGCCCGACGCCGGCCCGGACGGCTCCTCGGGGCGCCGGCCAGGGGAGACCCCGGTGCGGGAGGCGGGAGTCGAACCCGCACGCCCGGAGGCACCAGATCCTAAGTCTGGCGTGGCTGCCGTTACACCACTCCCGCGTGGACACAGAGTAGGAGGAGCCGCCCGTGCGGGTGGCCTCCGGTCGACGGACGCGCCCTCTCCGGCGTGGTCTGGCAGGCTGTCGGCCGTGCCTCGCGACCCTCGACAGATCCAGCTGGAGATCGACGCCGCCCGTGAGTCCCTCGCGGCGACCCTGGACCAGCTGGTCTACCGGAGCAGCCCGCAGCGACTGAGGGCGCAGGGCCAGGCCGCCGTCCAGCAGTTCCTGCAGACCCCGGTGGGCATGGCGGCGGTCGGCGCGGTCGGCCTGCTCATGACCCTCGTCCTGGTCCAGAAGGT
Proteins encoded:
- a CDS encoding DUF3618 domain-containing protein; the protein is MPRDPRQIQLEIDAARESLAATLDQLVYRSSPQRLRAQGQAAVQQFLQTPVGMAAVGAVGLLMTLVLVQKVRHRND